A window of Citrus sinensis cultivar Valencia sweet orange chromosome 7, DVS_A1.0, whole genome shotgun sequence contains these coding sequences:
- the LOC102619868 gene encoding uncharacterized protein LOC102619868, translated as MELWNKMIFPVRRVWVAVSSRVKARKNGAGILKLRDDVQTCEYQDVQVMWEMLSRSESEMINHNPKRRQRPFWRVSVWSNHGSSASFSAKHT; from the exons ATGGAGCTGTGGAACAAGATGATCTTTCCTGTTAGAAGAGTCTGGGTTGCTGTTTCTTCTCGTGTTAAAGCTCGCAAAAACG GTGCTGGGATTTTGAAGCTTCGTGATGACGTACAGACTTGTGAATATCAAGATGTTCAGGTGATGTGGGAAATGCTGAGTAGATCAGAATCAGAGATGATAAATCACAATCCTAAGCGGCGGCAAAGACCCTTTTGGAGAGTTTCGGTCTGGTCTAACCATGGTTCGTCAGCATCCTTCTCAGCAAAGCATACCTGA